The genomic window TTTGAATAAAATTCTCTCCTGCATCAAAACTCTCATAAATTCCCCTAGCTCCACCTGCAATTATATGTTTTTCATCATTCGGATTTATCAAATAGGCATAAAAACTTCCATTATTTAGTTTATATACACTTGAGGGAACATCTTTTAAAGTAGTAGTATGTAAGAACTTCCAATTATAATGATCTAAAAAAAATCCGGTAATTGAAAGTATTAAAATAACCACTCCAGCTATTAAGCCAGAGATTTTATGTATTTTTCTATTTGTCATGATTTTTACTAAAACTTATAATTTAGACCAGCATAATAAGCTCTTGGATTACCAGGAGTATAACTATCTGACCAACTACTTGATGCACTTGTAGCGTATTTTTTATCTGTAATATTTGTAACTTTTCCAAAAATAGAAAGACTTTTTGAAAGATTATAAGTCCCTTTTACATTTCCAACTTCGTAACCTGAATATTTTTTTGTATTTTCATTATTCATATAATAATCACCAACATATTGGATTTCACCCATTAATGTTAGTTTTTTCATAAAATATGGATTGTAAAATAGTCTAAAATTTCCCGTATGATTTGGGGCTTCAGCCATTTCATTATCTTTATAATTATCATCATCAACAAAGTTATGTTTACTATAACTATATGCAATTTTTGAAGAAATATCTTCTGTTAGATTTGAGAATAAAGTTAATTCCATACCTTTATGTTCTGATTTCCCACCATTTAAATAATAAGTATTTCCATCAGCATCTTTATTTGTTGTAATCGTATCTTCTATATTCATAAAATATAGACTTGATTCAACATAAGCTTTTTCAAACTCTTTTTTAAATCCTACTTCATAAGTATTTGTTGTTTCTGGATCTAATTTTGCTTCTGAATATCCAGCTTTCATAGAATATAATTTTGTTGCAGATGGAATTGTAAAACCATTTGCATATCTTGTATATAAAGTTGTTGTTTCATCTAATTTATAAGTAAATGAAGCTTTTGGACTAAAGTGAGTAAAGCTATCTTCTTTATCATTTGGTCTGTAATAAACTCCAGAAGCATCAGTTCCAGTTGAGAGATTATTTTTATAATCAAATTTATTATAATCAAACCTTGCACCTAAATCAAAATCTAGTTTGTCTGTCATTTCCCATTTATTATTTACATAAGGAGCAATTGCTGTATATGTTACATCATAATCATAAATTGAACCTTTTGGATATGTTTTTCCACTAGCTGTTGTTGCAAAATCTTGATTATAAACTAAAGATGAATCTGTATATTCTGTATCAAAACCAAAAATAACTTCTCCATAATTTGTATCTAAAGTATTTCTTTGAAGTAAACCAAGAGTATATATTTTAGTATCGTTTGATGGAAGATTTTTTTCCCATGTAGCTACATATTTATTTTCATTAAATCTAATATATGGAGTTAAAACTATTTCTAGATTGTCATTAGTATAATTTGCCCAATCAACACTAAGTCTTGCAAAATCGAACTCTCTTCTTATATCTGTA from Arcobacter venerupis includes these protein-coding regions:
- a CDS encoding TonB-dependent receptor, with the protein product MSKKLILSLSVCTYLLANDSIIELNQISVTQTKQEEQNLVIANSISKKDKNEIDLDQATTQKELLNSLSGVRIEQTSSGIGHTTAIRMPNGTNGYYLFMQDGIAVQSSGFFNHNGLAYTSFENADNVEVLKGAGSALYGSDAVAATINVNSLEKPSKQLEREVKTTAGSFGFYSAKAEMSDTIDEKSAYRANVSYSTEDGYREHTSYDRVEANLRYDYKYNDENILKTIFNYTKTDAEQADSFSDYSYITDASKKASDKASFYTALNNTDIRREFDFARLSVDWANYTNDNLEIVLTPYIRFNENKYVATWEKNLPSNDTKIYTLGLLQRNTLDTNYGEVIFGFDTEYTDSSLVYNQDFATTASGKTYPKGSIYDYDVTYTAIAPYVNNKWEMTDKLDFDLGARFDYNKFDYKNNLSTGTDASGVYYRPNDKEDSFTHFSPKASFTYKLDETTTLYTRYANGFTIPSATKLYSMKAGYSEAKLDPETTNTYEVGFKKEFEKAYVESSLYFMNIEDTITTNKDADGNTYYLNGGKSEHKGMELTLFSNLTEDISSKIAYSYSKHNFVDDDNYKDNEMAEAPNHTGNFRLFYNPYFMKKLTLMGEIQYVGDYYMNNENTKKYSGYEVGNVKGTYNLSKSLSIFGKVTNITDKKYATSASSSWSDSYTPGNPRAYYAGLNYKF